The following are encoded together in the Robertmurraya sp. FSL R5-0851 genome:
- a CDS encoding ATP-binding cassette domain-containing protein, with protein sequence MIEVTDLVKVYQTKKGEVTGVDHVSLTVNKGEIFGIVGYSGAGKSSLLRCLNLLEAPTSGEIKIDGVSLTTLGKKELRTARQKIGMIFQHFYLVSSKTVFENVAFALKAAHKSKAEIDNRVTDLLEMVGLSDKRDVYPSQLSGGQKQRVGIARALANNPSVLLCDEATSALDPSTTKSILSLLKKINQELGLTIVLITHEMEVVKEICDRMAVMQDGRIVEEGHVYDLFSNPTNELTKEFINTILQFDLPDHLLTSSKGKIVKIHFRGAIAEESVISDALQKFQVKGNILHGKIEYIKETPLGIFIMELTGDIAEVEKAIQYITSRTESLEVIRDAA encoded by the coding sequence ATGATCGAAGTAACAGACTTGGTGAAAGTCTACCAAACAAAAAAAGGTGAAGTAACGGGTGTGGACCATGTGTCATTAACGGTGAACAAAGGGGAAATCTTTGGAATCGTTGGTTATAGCGGTGCTGGGAAAAGTTCATTACTACGTTGCTTGAATTTATTAGAGGCTCCGACCTCAGGGGAAATTAAAATCGATGGGGTATCCCTTACCACACTTGGGAAAAAGGAGCTTCGGACTGCTCGTCAAAAAATTGGGATGATCTTTCAACACTTCTATCTCGTAAGCTCAAAGACGGTTTTTGAAAACGTAGCTTTTGCCTTAAAGGCTGCACATAAATCAAAAGCAGAAATTGATAATCGAGTCACCGATCTACTTGAAATGGTCGGCTTGTCAGATAAGCGTGATGTGTATCCCTCTCAGCTAAGCGGTGGACAAAAGCAACGTGTAGGAATTGCGAGAGCTTTAGCAAATAACCCTTCCGTTCTGCTTTGTGATGAAGCCACCTCTGCCCTGGACCCAAGCACGACGAAATCGATTTTATCTTTGTTAAAAAAGATTAACCAGGAGCTAGGATTAACGATTGTACTGATCACACATGAGATGGAAGTTGTAAAAGAGATTTGTGATCGAATGGCAGTTATGCAGGACGGGCGAATTGTTGAGGAAGGTCATGTCTATGATTTGTTCTCAAATCCAACGAATGAACTGACGAAAGAATTCATTAATACCATTCTTCAATTTGATTTACCAGATCACTTGCTAACTTCAAGCAAAGGAAAAATTGTAAAGATTCATTTCCGCGGGGCAATTGCAGAGGAATCAGTAATTTCAGACGCGCTTCAGAAGTTCCAAGTAAAGGGCAATATTTTACACGGCAAGATCGAGTACATAAAAGAAACTCCACTTGGAATCTTCATTATGGAACTCACAGGTGATATTGCCGAAGTAGAAAAAGCAATACAATACATCACATCTCGCACAGAAAGCTTGGAGGTGATCCGAGATGCCGCTTGA
- a CDS encoding MetQ/NlpA family ABC transporter substrate-binding protein: MRKLFLSFVVLIAIAVLAACGGSSEEASSSEEKATEKKEVKIGATSGPYSDMVSNAIKPLLEEKGYEVEVVEFSDYVQPNLALSKGDIDANLFQHKIYMENFAKENKIELSDVISVPTAPMGIYSKTFTSVDEISDGADIAIPNDPTNAARAFLILEDLGLISLNADADPLTVSEKDVEKNVKNLVFQPIEAAQLPRAVDSVDLAAVPGNFALAAKMDLLDALQLENMPDQYRNRVAVDTKNIDSQFAKDLKEVVESEEFETIIDEDFQGFGKPEWMVNR; the protein is encoded by the coding sequence ATGAGAAAGTTATTTTTGAGTTTTGTAGTTTTAATTGCAATCGCCGTGCTTGCAGCTTGCGGTGGAAGTTCTGAGGAGGCATCTTCTTCTGAGGAAAAGGCGACTGAGAAAAAAGAAGTGAAAATTGGAGCAACGTCTGGTCCATACAGTGACATGGTTTCAAACGCAATTAAGCCTTTATTAGAGGAAAAAGGCTATGAAGTAGAAGTAGTTGAATTCAGTGACTATGTTCAACCAAATCTCGCTCTTTCCAAGGGAGACATTGACGCAAACCTATTCCAGCACAAAATCTACATGGAAAACTTCGCAAAAGAAAATAAGATTGAACTATCTGACGTTATTTCCGTACCAACTGCACCAATGGGGATCTACTCTAAGACGTTTACTTCTGTAGATGAAATTTCGGATGGAGCTGATATTGCTATCCCAAATGACCCAACAAATGCAGCACGTGCTTTCTTAATTTTAGAAGATCTTGGGTTAATCTCATTAAACGCAGATGCTGACCCATTAACGGTTTCAGAAAAAGACGTAGAAAAGAACGTAAAAAATCTAGTATTCCAACCAATTGAAGCAGCTCAGCTTCCACGTGCGGTTGACAGCGTGGACCTTGCTGCAGTACCAGGAAACTTCGCTTTAGCAGCAAAAATGGACTTATTAGACGCATTACAGCTTGAAAATATGCCAGATCAATACCGTAACCGTGTGGCGGTAGATACAAAGAATATTGACAGCCAATTTGCAAAAGATCTGAAAGAAGTTGTTGAATCAGAAGAATTTGAAACCATCATCGACGAGGACTTCCAAGGCTTTGGTAAACCAGAATGGATGGTAAATCGCTAA
- a CDS encoding methionine ABC transporter permease MetI translates to MPLDSLIELLPDLNKAFFETIYMVGISIAVAMIIGLPVGVLLFVTDRGLFLENSLFNQIVGFLVNMIRSIPFIILLIALLPLADLIAGSTIGPTAASVSLSVAAIPFFARLVEQSLREIDKGVIEAAVAVGASPWMIIKEVLLPEAKPGIIQGVTITIISLVAYSAMAGIVGGGGVGDLAIRFGYYRYDNTVMITTVIILICLVQLIQFFGDRLAKAVNKK, encoded by the coding sequence ATGCCGCTTGATAGCTTGATAGAATTACTACCTGATTTGAACAAAGCCTTTTTTGAAACGATTTATATGGTCGGTATATCAATTGCAGTAGCTATGATTATCGGATTGCCAGTAGGAGTACTGTTGTTTGTTACCGACCGCGGATTGTTTTTAGAGAATTCCCTATTTAATCAAATTGTTGGATTTTTAGTGAACATGATCCGTTCGATTCCGTTTATCATCCTGCTCATTGCACTTTTGCCTTTAGCAGATTTGATTGCTGGTTCAACAATTGGACCAACAGCAGCATCCGTCTCACTCTCGGTCGCTGCCATTCCTTTCTTTGCTAGATTGGTAGAACAGTCACTGCGAGAGATCGACAAAGGAGTGATTGAAGCAGCGGTTGCTGTCGGGGCTTCTCCGTGGATGATCATCAAAGAAGTTCTTCTTCCAGAGGCAAAGCCAGGGATCATCCAAGGTGTGACCATTACGATTATTAGCTTAGTTGCTTACTCCGCCATGGCGGGAATCGTCGGTGGAGGCGGTGTCGGAGACCTTGCCATCCGCTTTGGGTACTACCGCTACGACAATACCGTCATGATTACCACCGTTATCATCTTAATTTGCTTAGTCCAGCTCATCCAATTTTTCGGTGACCGACTTGCAAAGGCAGTAAATAAAAAATAA
- a CDS encoding nitronate monooxygenase — MNFPQLKIGHMLPKAPIIQGGMGVGISLSKLASAVANAGGIGIISGTGISVEEMRNHIRQAKALVKKDAGYIGVNVLFAMNDFAEKMKAALEEKVDFIISGAGISRDMYAWGKKAGIPVLSIVSSAKLAKMSERLGAAAVVVEGHEAGGHLGTERPLFEILPEVVEAVSIPVIAAGGIMTGADIAKAISMGASGVQMGTRFVASEECDAPLSFKQKYVEATKEDTLLVKTTVGLHGRAIANHFTDLITTSEKLKITKCMDCLKNCSYRFCTLDSLLKSMAGDVENGLVFAGARVHEIKEILPVKKIFENLTNEYRVAISK, encoded by the coding sequence ATGAATTTTCCTCAGTTAAAAATTGGACATATGCTTCCGAAAGCTCCCATCATACAAGGTGGCATGGGTGTAGGCATTTCCCTTAGCAAGCTTGCCTCTGCTGTTGCAAATGCAGGTGGAATTGGCATAATTTCGGGCACAGGGATTTCCGTTGAAGAAATGAGAAACCATATTCGTCAAGCTAAAGCGCTTGTGAAAAAGGATGCAGGATATATTGGTGTTAATGTGTTATTTGCAATGAATGACTTTGCTGAGAAAATGAAGGCGGCACTTGAAGAAAAGGTCGATTTTATTATTTCAGGTGCAGGGATTTCACGGGATATGTATGCATGGGGCAAGAAAGCGGGTATTCCCGTTCTTTCTATAGTGTCTTCTGCGAAGCTAGCGAAAATGTCAGAGCGCCTTGGTGCTGCCGCAGTTGTGGTTGAAGGACATGAAGCGGGTGGCCACCTCGGGACCGAACGTCCATTATTTGAGATTCTTCCTGAAGTGGTGGAGGCTGTATCGATCCCGGTTATTGCAGCGGGAGGAATCATGACAGGAGCAGACATTGCTAAAGCGATCAGCATGGGAGCTTCAGGAGTACAAATGGGAACTCGGTTTGTTGCGAGCGAGGAATGTGATGCCCCACTTTCCTTTAAGCAGAAATACGTCGAAGCGACGAAGGAAGATACACTGCTCGTTAAAACAACAGTTGGTCTTCACGGTCGTGCGATTGCAAATCACTTTACAGACTTAATCACTACTTCTGAAAAGCTAAAAATTACGAAATGCATGGATTGCTTGAAAAATTGCTCGTATAGATTTTGTACCCTTGACTCCCTTTTAAAATCAATGGCTGGCGATGTCGAAAATGGTCTTGTGTTTGCAGGAGCCAGAGTTCATGAAATTAAAGAGATACTTCCTGTGAAAAAAATCTTTGAAAATCTAACAAACGAGTATCGTGTAGCCATCAGTAAATAA
- the ilvD gene encoding dihydroxy-acid dehydratase produces MAELRSNMIKKGFDRAPHRSLLRAAGVKEEDFGKPFIAVVNSYIDIVPGHVHLQEFGKIVKDAIREAGGVPFEMNTIGVDDGIAMGHIGMRYSLPSREIIADSVETVVAAHWFDGMVCIPNCDKITPGMLMASLRLNIPTVFVSGGPMKAGVTSDGKKISLSSVFEGVGAYQAGKLDDKGLLELEQFGCPTCGSCSGMFTANSMNCLAEALGLALPGNGTILAVAPERRDFVRKSATQLMELIEKDIKPRDIVTEKAIDNAFALDMALGGSSNTVLHTLALAHEAEIDYPIGRINEVAARVPHLSKLAPASDVFIEDLHEAGGVSAVLNELSKKEGALHLDTLTVTGKTLGENIAGCDVKNYDVIHSIDNPFSEKGGLAVLFGNLAPDGAIIKTGGITGGNRHEGPAVVFDSQDEALHGIANGKVKEGDVVVIRYEGPKGGPGMPEMLAPTSQIMGMGLGAKVALVTDGRFSGASRGLSIGHASPEAAEGGPLAFIQNGDQIIIDVDARSMDVVLSDEEWAERKANWKGFEPKVKKGYLARYSKLVTSASTGGVMKI; encoded by the coding sequence TTGGCAGAATTAAGAAGTAATATGATAAAAAAGGGATTTGATCGTGCACCACACCGAAGCCTTTTGCGTGCGGCTGGGGTAAAAGAAGAGGATTTTGGTAAGCCATTTATCGCAGTAGTTAACTCCTACATTGATATCGTGCCAGGACATGTGCACTTACAAGAGTTCGGGAAAATTGTCAAAGACGCTATCCGTGAAGCAGGTGGAGTTCCATTTGAAATGAACACAATCGGTGTCGATGATGGAATTGCAATGGGTCATATCGGCATGCGCTACTCGCTACCAAGCCGTGAAATCATTGCTGACTCGGTTGAAACGGTTGTCGCTGCTCACTGGTTTGATGGAATGGTTTGTATCCCGAACTGTGACAAGATTACTCCTGGTATGTTAATGGCATCACTTCGTTTAAATATCCCTACTGTTTTTGTAAGCGGTGGACCAATGAAGGCTGGAGTAACTAGCGATGGCAAAAAGATCTCACTTTCTTCTGTATTCGAAGGCGTTGGTGCATACCAAGCTGGAAAACTTGATGACAAGGGACTATTAGAATTAGAACAGTTTGGCTGTCCGACATGTGGATCTTGTTCAGGTATGTTCACAGCAAACTCGATGAACTGTTTAGCAGAAGCGCTTGGATTGGCTCTTCCTGGTAATGGAACGATTTTAGCTGTAGCGCCTGAGCGTAGAGATTTCGTTAGGAAATCAGCAACACAGTTAATGGAACTGATTGAAAAGGATATTAAGCCTCGTGATATCGTTACAGAAAAAGCAATCGATAACGCGTTTGCCCTTGATATGGCATTAGGTGGATCTTCCAATACTGTACTTCATACTTTAGCATTAGCTCATGAAGCAGAAATCGATTATCCAATCGGAAGAATCAATGAAGTAGCGGCTCGTGTTCCTCACTTGTCAAAGCTTGCTCCAGCTTCTGACGTGTTTATTGAAGACTTGCATGAAGCAGGCGGAGTTTCTGCGGTTCTAAACGAATTATCCAAGAAAGAAGGCGCCCTTCACCTGGATACATTAACCGTTACAGGGAAAACACTTGGTGAAAATATCGCTGGCTGTGATGTTAAGAATTATGATGTGATTCATTCCATTGATAATCCATTTAGTGAAAAGGGTGGACTTGCTGTATTATTCGGAAACCTTGCTCCAGATGGTGCCATCATTAAAACAGGTGGAATCACGGGTGGAAACCGCCATGAAGGACCTGCTGTTGTGTTTGATTCACAAGACGAAGCTCTTCACGGCATTGCAAACGGAAAAGTGAAAGAAGGCGACGTTGTAGTAATCCGTTATGAAGGACCAAAAGGTGGACCTGGTATGCCTGAAATGCTAGCCCCAACTTCTCAAATCATGGGAATGGGACTTGGTGCAAAGGTTGCTCTTGTAACAGATGGCCGCTTCTCTGGTGCTTCACGTGGATTGTCTATCGGACACGCATCACCAGAAGCTGCAGAAGGTGGACCATTAGCGTTTATCCAAAATGGAGATCAGATTATCATCGATGTTGACGCTCGTTCCATGGATGTTGTTCTTTCTGACGAAGAATGGGCAGAGCGTAAAGCAAACTGGAAAGGCTTTGAACCTAAGGTGAAAAAGGGTTATCTAGCTCGTTATTCGAAGCTTGTAACATCTGCTAGCACCGGTGGAGTTATGAAAATCTAA
- a CDS encoding iron-containing alcohol dehydrogenase family protein yields the protein MNTLKKLEVRGAPSYYACHEGSFDDLENLLLLNSINHCLVIHGEQSWKAASSYFPNMQDVKLTFVPYHGECSLREVQRISTIANDTNIDAIIGIGGGKVLDLAKAVANETNKEAILIPTLASTCAAWTPLSVFYTEEGEFTHYTIFPKSTLIVLIEPRIILHSPIKYVRAGIADTLAKWYEADVLVRDLQDLPLPVKIAHQSARLCQIVLLEHSQTALNAMEAKTSSPAFLQVIETIIVAGGMVGGFGDRYGRIAAAHSVHNGLTVAHETHHLLHGEKVAYGILVQLVLEENLEEVASLLPFYRALELPIQLRDLELNRDNLEKLKAIAERTVASSESIHYLEKDFTSDDILTAILSLETFVDPLV from the coding sequence ATGAATACATTGAAAAAACTTGAAGTGCGTGGAGCTCCCTCTTATTATGCATGTCATGAGGGTTCGTTTGATGACCTTGAAAATCTACTTCTCTTGAATTCAATTAATCATTGCTTAGTAATTCACGGAGAACAATCTTGGAAAGCAGCATCATCCTATTTTCCAAATATGCAAGATGTAAAGCTAACCTTTGTTCCCTATCATGGAGAATGCTCACTACGAGAGGTACAGCGAATCTCAACGATAGCCAATGACACAAACATCGACGCCATCATAGGTATAGGCGGAGGAAAAGTACTTGATCTGGCAAAGGCAGTGGCAAATGAAACAAACAAAGAAGCCATTCTTATCCCAACTCTTGCCTCCACCTGCGCTGCTTGGACTCCGTTAAGTGTGTTTTATACAGAAGAAGGCGAATTCACGCATTACACCATTTTTCCGAAAAGTACATTAATCGTCTTAATAGAACCGCGTATCATTCTTCATTCACCAATTAAGTATGTTCGAGCAGGGATTGCAGACACATTGGCCAAATGGTACGAAGCTGATGTGTTAGTACGCGACTTACAAGATCTTCCGTTGCCTGTAAAAATCGCCCATCAAAGTGCGAGGCTTTGCCAGATTGTTTTACTTGAACATAGTCAAACTGCACTGAACGCGATGGAAGCAAAAACTTCTTCACCTGCTTTTCTTCAAGTTATTGAAACGATCATTGTGGCTGGTGGCATGGTTGGCGGTTTCGGAGACCGGTACGGGAGAATTGCTGCTGCCCACTCGGTTCATAATGGATTAACGGTAGCTCATGAAACCCATCATCTATTGCACGGTGAAAAAGTAGCGTACGGTATACTTGTTCAGCTAGTGCTCGAGGAAAATTTAGAAGAGGTTGCCTCCCTTCTTCCTTTTTACAGAGCTTTAGAGCTTCCAATACAATTAAGAGATCTAGAGCTGAACCGCGATAATCTCGAAAAACTCAAAGCAATTGCCGAGAGAACGGTAGCTTCTAGTGAGTCCATTCATTACTTGGAGAAAGACTTTACTTCAGACGATATATTAACCGCAATTCTATCACTGGAAACATTTGTTGATCCCCTTGTCTAA